In Streptomyces sclerotialus, one genomic interval encodes:
- a CDS encoding RNaseH domain-containing protein, protein MLTSLAYLLDPKRLGSVVLYKLSEDFAQAWSELPRYRDNDTSKPVRPAYAGLATALSAVTNQPVVIMPDTIAPPDDDLTVPAVLATTKPIAPRLLTRAIRSWEQLIRGGVDENVLAPLLAQGEMVKPKLDSFIRDAGAGRPRAPQWFYRVAAWNFAATLARAPLHLPGGVADAGQRLHWLMDTRGSLLAWSHVLEGKTERPARVGYAMHKLDFRVITLPGEPRVGIHVLPTFSRLATHWAGTRTAFVQRGKNTVLRIPVGHRRTEEGWEPYARNFAAQVVAACNLEAIELGTNETLAKVCGSVRALVPGPTEHPLGKGTGTRFNLHLANHIKEATAKLKAEQVTYERTDVEVVRHTKGPVLREDLDHALSGTGQDRVRILALYDAEYTRERMITALSPYLEEPEQAKEWVDTRDHRLTDKLWVQFRRMPALVSPVPVDWDRELAFLAPLAKTALTGVWVETLWNPKKRTARKSQQSDIYDPKRDLRRNFHLRGVVSQFIAHRPRPKPPKPEDEDCLPKNLEAGAELQTPEADDAPAPEEREEVKKPKQRRPRLDYPAINGLRDLTFRLGAVDGRLAEGVALDHPAILVGLHLRQQRVSQRFGAADKTQMVEVLTALHTDPDPRQPWRLEMYSRRDHAWLPLPQGEASFGAGPIGVDQHARHKEGAALVREHIKAALRILPGQTPLIIFVDTEACRTIWPGLQHAQFGEGTLPSEGLDDNGRSVAVVSINTSYGEVPTPVDRADARGRRDPARPQAPDDWLHERATATGVTSWYFAQKSRSYDGFGQTSINGSTCTRFTIPSHLKETLLRKDWHSFTATQITVPQPGQHKAKDLAALAAALCHQSLAWDARTRHPVPLHVAGAVDRNHPEYRGSSFESEADQIGEDVS, encoded by the coding sequence ATGCTGACCTCCCTGGCCTACCTCCTTGACCCCAAGCGTCTCGGCTCTGTCGTGCTCTACAAGCTGAGCGAGGACTTTGCTCAGGCATGGAGCGAGCTGCCGCGCTACCGAGACAACGACACCTCCAAGCCGGTACGGCCCGCCTACGCAGGACTCGCCACAGCGCTCTCCGCGGTGACCAACCAACCCGTCGTGATCATGCCGGACACCATCGCGCCGCCCGACGACGACCTCACCGTTCCCGCTGTCCTGGCCACCACCAAGCCCATCGCGCCACGTCTGCTCACACGGGCCATCCGCAGCTGGGAGCAGCTCATCCGCGGCGGCGTCGACGAAAACGTCCTCGCCCCGCTCCTGGCGCAGGGCGAGATGGTCAAGCCCAAACTCGACAGCTTCATCCGAGACGCGGGCGCCGGCCGACCGCGCGCGCCGCAGTGGTTCTACCGAGTCGCCGCATGGAACTTCGCCGCAACGCTCGCGCGCGCCCCGCTCCACCTGCCCGGGGGCGTGGCAGACGCGGGTCAGCGTCTCCACTGGCTCATGGACACCAGAGGCAGTCTGCTCGCGTGGAGCCACGTACTGGAAGGCAAGACCGAGAGGCCGGCGCGGGTCGGCTACGCGATGCACAAACTCGACTTCCGGGTCATCACGCTCCCCGGCGAGCCCCGGGTCGGCATTCACGTGCTACCGACGTTCAGCAGGCTGGCCACCCACTGGGCCGGCACTCGCACCGCGTTCGTTCAACGCGGAAAGAACACTGTGCTTCGCATTCCTGTCGGCCACCGCCGCACCGAGGAAGGTTGGGAACCCTACGCTCGCAACTTCGCGGCCCAGGTCGTCGCGGCCTGCAACCTTGAGGCGATCGAACTCGGCACCAACGAAACCCTGGCCAAGGTGTGCGGATCGGTACGCGCCTTGGTTCCCGGCCCCACCGAGCATCCGCTGGGAAAGGGCACGGGCACTCGCTTCAACCTCCATCTGGCCAACCACATCAAGGAGGCCACAGCCAAGCTGAAGGCTGAGCAGGTCACATATGAACGAACCGACGTGGAGGTAGTCCGCCATACGAAGGGGCCAGTCCTACGGGAAGACCTCGACCACGCGCTGAGCGGCACCGGACAGGACCGCGTGCGAATCCTCGCTTTGTACGACGCGGAGTACACACGCGAACGCATGATCACTGCTCTCAGCCCGTACCTTGAGGAACCCGAACAAGCCAAGGAATGGGTCGACACCCGCGATCACCGGCTCACGGATAAGCTTTGGGTCCAATTCCGGCGCATGCCTGCTCTTGTCTCCCCGGTACCAGTCGATTGGGACCGCGAACTCGCCTTCCTCGCCCCCCTTGCGAAGACTGCGCTCACCGGCGTATGGGTCGAAACACTCTGGAACCCCAAGAAGCGCACCGCTCGCAAGAGCCAACAGTCCGACATCTATGATCCGAAGCGTGACCTCCGCCGAAACTTTCACCTGCGAGGCGTGGTCTCCCAGTTCATCGCTCATCGTCCGCGCCCGAAACCGCCCAAGCCCGAAGACGAAGACTGCCTGCCTAAGAACCTTGAGGCCGGTGCCGAGCTTCAGACACCCGAAGCTGACGACGCCCCCGCGCCCGAGGAGCGTGAGGAGGTCAAGAAGCCGAAGCAGCGACGGCCCCGGCTGGACTATCCGGCGATCAACGGGTTGCGCGACCTGACGTTCCGCTTGGGCGCGGTGGACGGACGTCTCGCCGAGGGGGTCGCGCTCGATCACCCAGCGATCCTTGTCGGCCTACACCTGCGCCAGCAGCGGGTCAGCCAGAGGTTCGGCGCTGCCGACAAGACCCAGATGGTGGAGGTCCTCACGGCCCTGCACACCGATCCGGATCCGCGCCAGCCCTGGCGACTGGAGATGTACAGCCGCCGCGATCATGCCTGGCTACCGCTTCCGCAAGGAGAGGCTTCCTTCGGTGCCGGACCGATCGGTGTCGATCAGCACGCTCGCCACAAAGAAGGCGCTGCCCTTGTCCGTGAACACATTAAGGCGGCGCTGCGGATTCTCCCGGGCCAGACACCCCTCATCATCTTCGTGGACACAGAGGCATGCCGGACCATCTGGCCAGGGTTGCAACATGCCCAATTCGGTGAAGGCACGCTTCCCAGCGAGGGGCTCGATGACAACGGACGCTCGGTTGCCGTGGTCAGCATCAACACGTCGTACGGCGAAGTACCCACCCCCGTCGACCGCGCCGACGCCCGAGGCCGGCGTGACCCCGCTCGGCCACAAGCCCCCGACGACTGGCTGCACGAACGAGCCACAGCCACAGGGGTGACCAGCTGGTACTTCGCCCAGAAGTCGCGCAGCTACGATGGCTTCGGCCAGACCAGCATTAATGGCAGTACCTGCACCCGGTTCACGATTCCGAGCCACCTCAAAGAGACACTGCTGCGCAAGGACTGGCACAGTTTCACCGCAACTCAGATCACCGTGCCGCAGCCCGGCCAGCACAAGGCGAAGGATCTCGCCGCACTAGCCGCAGCACTGTGCCATCAGTCACTCGCCTGGGACGCACGCACCCGCCATCCTGTACCACTCCACGTTGCAGGAGCAGTTGATCGGAACCACCCCGAATACCGTGGCTCCAGCTTCGAAAGCGAGGCCGACCAGATCGGCGAGGACGTCTCCTGA
- a CDS encoding SCO6880 family protein, with product MTSDSSAPGGLATVKFPHRTRRGVLMGLTAPQLLGVAVTGLLLLAVLLTIGVVGALKLIPAWAGLLAAVFVRHRGRSLADWTPIALRYALRRMRGQLLWLARPATRPRREGLLHLPGTAASLRVVSSAHRRLGAVHDPHQATLTAVVRVSARAFALLDPAAQSANVAGWGRTLAALARTGHIARIQVLERTVPDSGDALHRYWTEHGDADAPLAGDVYRDLIEAAGPAAAPHEAYVALALDMKAARRLINQAGGGLTGAFAVLAQLTSTFDQSARNTGLAPGPWLAADEVAAVIRSAYDPAASAALDQWSDTGAPQAAPAAAGPVVMVEKSDRITTDSAHHATYWIENWPRIETSPGFLHQLLFTSGVRRTLSLSYEPKGLDAALKDVQRKKASVIADAAERARKGQVDSEEDSVEYADIKDRERQLIAGHADVALTGLLTVSAESDEELNSACAAIETAAVAAMTDLRRLTWQQAEAFTTAALPLARRP from the coding sequence ATGACCTCCGACTCTTCCGCGCCAGGTGGCCTGGCCACCGTGAAGTTCCCCCACCGCACTCGCCGCGGCGTCCTGATGGGGCTGACAGCACCGCAGCTGCTCGGTGTCGCGGTGACCGGCCTGCTGCTCCTGGCGGTGCTGCTGACCATCGGCGTCGTTGGCGCCTTGAAGCTGATACCGGCGTGGGCCGGGCTGCTGGCGGCAGTCTTCGTCCGGCACCGGGGCCGCTCGCTGGCCGACTGGACCCCCATCGCCCTGCGCTACGCGCTGCGCCGGATGCGCGGGCAGCTGTTGTGGCTGGCCCGGCCCGCCACTCGGCCGCGCCGCGAAGGACTGCTGCACCTGCCGGGCACGGCCGCCTCGCTGCGGGTGGTCTCCTCCGCCCATCGGCGTCTGGGGGCCGTGCACGACCCGCACCAGGCCACGCTCACCGCAGTAGTGCGAGTTTCGGCTCGCGCGTTCGCGTTGCTCGATCCGGCGGCGCAGTCGGCGAACGTGGCCGGCTGGGGCCGGACCCTGGCCGCGCTCGCCCGCACCGGGCACATCGCCCGCATCCAGGTCCTGGAGCGCACCGTCCCGGACTCCGGTGACGCGCTCCACCGTTACTGGACCGAGCACGGTGACGCCGACGCTCCGCTGGCCGGGGACGTCTACCGGGATCTGATCGAGGCCGCTGGGCCGGCCGCCGCGCCGCACGAGGCGTACGTTGCGCTGGCGCTGGACATGAAGGCGGCCCGGCGTCTGATCAACCAGGCTGGCGGCGGCCTGACCGGCGCCTTCGCCGTGCTCGCACAGCTGACCTCCACCTTCGACCAGTCCGCTCGCAACACAGGGCTCGCTCCGGGGCCGTGGCTGGCGGCCGACGAGGTCGCTGCGGTGATCCGCAGCGCCTACGATCCGGCCGCCTCGGCCGCGCTGGATCAGTGGTCGGACACCGGCGCCCCGCAGGCGGCCCCCGCGGCTGCCGGGCCGGTGGTGATGGTGGAAAAGAGCGACCGCATCACCACCGACTCCGCCCACCACGCCACCTACTGGATCGAGAACTGGCCCCGCATCGAAACCAGCCCCGGCTTCCTGCACCAGCTGCTGTTCACCTCCGGCGTACGCCGCACCCTCTCCCTCAGCTACGAGCCCAAGGGCCTGGATGCCGCGCTCAAGGACGTCCAGCGCAAGAAGGCCTCCGTCATCGCCGATGCCGCCGAACGCGCCCGCAAGGGACAGGTCGACTCCGAGGAGGACTCGGTGGAGTACGCCGACATCAAGGACCGCGAACGCCAGCTGATCGCCGGCCACGCCGACGTCGCCCTCACCGGACTGCTCACCGTCTCCGCCGAGTCGGACGAGGAGCTGAACTCCGCGTGCGCGGCCATCGAGACCGCCGCCGTGGCGGCCATGACCGACCTGCGCCGCCTGACCTGGCAGCAGGCCGAAGCCTTCACCACCGCGGCCCTCCCCCTCGCCCGCCGCCCCTGA
- a CDS encoding DNA-methyltransferase, which produces MPYTLHRGDALTKLSELPDNSVDALIADPPYNSGGRTSSERTGRTARVKYTAAGAEHNLANFSGENRDQRSYGYWLTLLLTESYRATVESGTALVFTDWRQLPTTTDALQAAGWTWRGIASWHKPVSRPQPGRLKQSCEYIVWGTKGRVDPHRNPVYLPGLYTASQPRKGRVHITQKPIEVMQELVKICPQGGTVLDPFAGSGSTGVAALREGRQFIGIELDDHYADIAEQRLDQALAQDDYDLAGPEA; this is translated from the coding sequence ATGCCCTACACCCTGCACCGAGGCGACGCGCTGACCAAGTTGTCGGAACTGCCCGATAACAGTGTCGACGCCCTCATCGCCGACCCGCCCTACAACTCCGGCGGCCGGACCAGCAGTGAGCGCACCGGGCGCACCGCGCGGGTGAAGTACACCGCTGCGGGCGCCGAGCACAACCTGGCCAACTTCTCCGGAGAGAACCGCGACCAGCGCAGCTATGGCTACTGGCTCACCCTGCTGCTGACCGAGTCCTACCGGGCCACCGTGGAGTCCGGCACCGCCCTGGTCTTCACCGACTGGCGGCAGCTGCCCACCACCACTGATGCACTGCAGGCCGCGGGCTGGACCTGGCGAGGTATCGCCTCCTGGCACAAGCCGGTCTCCCGCCCGCAGCCCGGCCGCCTGAAGCAGTCGTGCGAGTACATCGTCTGGGGCACCAAGGGCAGGGTCGACCCTCACCGCAACCCCGTCTACCTCCCCGGCCTCTACACCGCCAGCCAGCCCCGCAAGGGCCGTGTGCACATCACCCAGAAGCCCATCGAGGTGATGCAGGAACTGGTGAAGATCTGCCCCCAGGGCGGCACGGTCCTGGACCCTTTCGCCGGCTCCGGCTCCACCGGCGTCGCCGCCCTGCGTGAAGGCCGGCAGTTCATCGGCATCGAACTGGACGACCACTACGCCGACATCGCCGAACAGCGTCTGGACCAGGCTCTCGCCCAGGACGACTACGACCTCGCCGGGCCCGAAGCATGA
- a CDS encoding PIN domain-containing protein translates to MRRYVFDSNAVDPIADLPGAYEVVRAAVDEKHIEILFPHITLDELSQVKELERRQLLLVVLVSLARLVFSGGFVLDQSRLDQARLSEDTVTFDVLKSGKDRNTRDALIGVTAEFEQCTLVTRDDELSRNAHANGGDVVAPLDFLAQLGFADSAEQAPSPPWMR, encoded by the coding sequence ATGCGCCGCTACGTTTTCGACTCCAACGCAGTGGACCCCATCGCTGATCTCCCTGGGGCTTACGAAGTGGTTCGCGCAGCGGTCGATGAGAAGCACATCGAGATCCTCTTCCCGCATATCACGCTAGACGAGCTGTCCCAGGTTAAGGAGCTGGAACGCCGGCAGCTGCTGCTGGTAGTGCTGGTCAGCCTTGCCCGGCTCGTCTTCAGCGGTGGGTTCGTCCTCGACCAGTCGAGGCTCGATCAAGCTCGTCTGAGCGAAGACACGGTCACCTTCGATGTCCTGAAATCGGGCAAGGACAGGAACACCCGCGATGCTTTGATCGGAGTGACGGCAGAATTCGAGCAGTGCACGCTTGTAACCAGAGACGACGAACTTTCACGAAATGCTCATGCGAACGGGGGCGACGTCGTCGCCCCACTCGACTTCCTTGCGCAGCTCGGCTTCGCCGACAGCGCTGAGCAAGCACCTTCGCCACCATGGATGAGATAG
- a CDS encoding SCO6881 family protein translates to MGACDLPLMNHVCGAVGGVVGKTGEAITGGIGAWIAKSMGEVAQSAADLASKAVDKTTAVDLNAEWFRHNYELILPIGLVLTVGTFCLQLTRAAWRRDERALAHAAFGTMTGVFFAFAAIACTTVALTVTDALSAGLFKAANSSVDDAVRRLVKVNELGAMYGLGWGVPAIVALGCAIGAFLYWAVMVARKVGILVLVTLAVFAGAGGGWEVAKRWRRGWIEATATLVVSKLLMTIVFLLGVSAMGKPDSHGGLGALSDAMAGIVVMVLVLLCPYATYKFVHWASDGGGHDDLHRTGVAGMGTAAGAAKTAGQLALQAKTGGITPQGPAKVPGQGAGGVASGIDPTGGSSGDGGKSRQTRFRYGENPHAAGDKGRALVRRPPTGGDRGVPLIRRPGQASAGGTDAAPISAGPTPEGAADGASGAPQGFSPRPSSPPPASGPSPQGGATPQRWIYPGPPHKPGS, encoded by the coding sequence GTGGGTGCCTGTGACCTCCCCCTGATGAACCACGTGTGCGGGGCCGTCGGTGGCGTGGTCGGTAAGACCGGCGAGGCCATCACCGGCGGTATTGGCGCCTGGATCGCCAAGTCGATGGGCGAGGTCGCCCAGTCCGCCGCCGACCTAGCCTCCAAGGCCGTGGACAAGACCACCGCCGTCGACCTGAACGCCGAGTGGTTCCGCCACAACTACGAGCTGATCCTGCCGATCGGCTTGGTGCTCACCGTCGGTACGTTCTGCCTCCAGCTCACTCGCGCCGCCTGGCGCCGTGACGAACGCGCACTGGCGCATGCGGCGTTCGGGACGATGACCGGTGTCTTCTTCGCCTTCGCCGCGATCGCCTGCACCACCGTCGCCCTCACCGTCACCGACGCCCTGAGCGCGGGCCTCTTCAAGGCGGCCAACAGCTCCGTCGACGATGCAGTCCGCCGCCTGGTCAAGGTGAACGAGTTGGGGGCGATGTACGGCCTGGGCTGGGGCGTGCCCGCGATCGTCGCACTCGGCTGCGCGATCGGGGCCTTCCTGTACTGGGCCGTCATGGTCGCCCGCAAGGTCGGCATCCTGGTCCTCGTCACGCTCGCCGTCTTCGCGGGTGCCGGCGGCGGCTGGGAGGTCGCCAAGCGCTGGCGGCGCGGCTGGATCGAAGCCACCGCCACGCTGGTCGTCTCCAAACTGCTGATGACCATCGTCTTCCTGCTCGGCGTCTCTGCCATGGGCAAGCCCGACTCCCACGGCGGGCTCGGCGCGCTCTCGGACGCCATGGCAGGCATCGTCGTGATGGTCCTGGTGCTGCTGTGCCCGTATGCGACGTACAAGTTCGTGCACTGGGCCTCCGACGGCGGCGGCCACGATGATCTGCACCGCACCGGCGTCGCCGGCATGGGCACAGCGGCCGGTGCCGCCAAGACCGCGGGTCAGCTGGCGCTGCAGGCCAAGACCGGCGGCATCACCCCTCAGGGCCCGGCGAAGGTGCCCGGCCAGGGCGCGGGCGGCGTGGCCTCGGGCATCGACCCGACCGGCGGCAGCTCCGGCGATGGTGGGAAGTCGAGGCAGACGCGCTTCCGGTACGGCGAGAACCCCCACGCCGCGGGTGACAAGGGCCGCGCGCTCGTCCGTCGTCCCCCGACCGGCGGCGACCGGGGCGTGCCACTCATCCGCCGCCCGGGCCAGGCGTCCGCAGGCGGTACGGATGCGGCGCCCATATCCGCCGGACCAACGCCCGAAGGCGCCGCAGACGGTGCGTCCGGCGCACCGCAGGGCTTCTCCCCGCGGCCCAGCAGTCCGCCTCCGGCGAGCGGGCCGTCGCCGCAGGGCGGTGCGACGCCACAGCGGTGGATCTACCCGGGCCCACCGCACAAGCCGGGGTCGTAA
- a CDS encoding DUF6112 family protein translates to MQLAQHFQYLAYDPGVRPKEGGLPGLGVLKDVMGSINLFGIIAVVGALAVSALIWAWGHHSGGHQAEQNGKKGVTVAAGCALLLGAANGIVAFFSAMGTQVH, encoded by the coding sequence TTGCAGCTCGCGCAGCATTTCCAGTACCTGGCCTACGACCCAGGAGTCCGCCCTAAGGAGGGCGGCCTCCCGGGCCTCGGCGTGCTGAAGGACGTCATGGGCTCGATCAACCTCTTCGGCATCATCGCCGTAGTCGGCGCTCTGGCGGTCTCGGCGCTGATCTGGGCCTGGGGCCACCACTCCGGCGGTCACCAGGCCGAGCAGAACGGCAAGAAGGGCGTCACGGTGGCAGCCGGATGTGCCCTGCTGCTCGGCGCCGCCAACGGCATCGTGGCCTTCTTCTCAGCGATGGGGACGCAGGTTCACTGA
- a CDS encoding DUF6238 family protein, producing MPSAPLPEPVENFVPFATAALDFHRSLNLPAAQAPASRADLDALHAHLTALYRLLGSHTARTRPVALIEGDRLRATRIRLWQAADHLHDAFHAAPPATDGRLPSREACRARLPEGAPDLTICQRHLSTSARVRRDHTPTDLHDPVTGLTRH from the coding sequence ATGCCTTCCGCCCCGCTGCCCGAACCAGTCGAGAACTTCGTGCCGTTCGCGACCGCCGCGCTCGACTTCCACCGCTCCCTCAACCTGCCCGCCGCCCAGGCACCCGCCAGCCGTGCCGACCTGGACGCGCTGCATGCCCACCTCACCGCCCTCTACCGGCTGCTCGGCTCCCACACCGCCCGCACCCGGCCGGTCGCCCTCATCGAGGGAGACCGCCTGCGGGCCACCCGGATCCGGCTGTGGCAGGCCGCCGACCATCTCCACGACGCCTTCCACGCAGCCCCACCCGCCACCGACGGCCGGCTTCCGAGCCGGGAGGCGTGCCGCGCCCGGCTCCCGGAGGGCGCCCCCGACCTCACCATCTGCCAGCGCCACCTCTCCACCAGCGCGCGGGTACGCCGCGACCACACACCCACCGACCTCCACGACCCCGTCACCGGCCTCACCCGCCACTGA
- a CDS encoding ATP-binding protein, translated as MPTTRTRATASPLYTPRKADRRARRTAREQFTTARKQARHASRPPNRTSAPGTDPQLRASYAPAGRPGPASARGGHLKLPPHRMTTATASGAYPFLAEGGLGSQGIYVGHDVHAEGAFAYDPFTLYGKLDGFTNPNILLAGVIGMGKSALAKSLAVRAVAFGYKIYVPCDPKGEWSVVASELGGQTIALGPGLPGRLNPLDAPTRPRGVSEEDWRTEVRKRRLLLLGSLAKTVLRRELHPMEHTALDVALDHVVARAEASGATPLLGQVAHVLGSPEQLDAARDETPGRLGRAAEDLAHALRRLVHGDLEGLFDAPSTVAFDPAAPMLSIDLSRLGGSGDDTALVLAMTCASAWMEAALADPDAGRRWVIYDEAWRVMRHAALLERMQSQWKLSRGLGIANMMVIHRLSDLLAAGDAGSRGRALAEGLLTDCSTRIIYRQEADQLHSAAALLGLTGVETQAVSALTKGRGLWKVAGRSFVTQHLLHPRERELFDTDARMCA; from the coding sequence ATGCCCACCACCAGGACCCGCGCCACCGCCAGCCCGCTCTACACACCCCGCAAGGCCGACCGCCGCGCACGCCGGACGGCGCGCGAGCAGTTCACAACCGCCCGCAAACAGGCCCGGCACGCCTCCCGGCCACCGAACCGAACCTCCGCCCCCGGGACTGATCCACAGCTGCGGGCCAGCTACGCGCCAGCCGGGCGGCCCGGCCCTGCCTCCGCCCGCGGCGGCCACCTCAAGCTCCCGCCACACCGGATGACCACCGCCACCGCCTCCGGCGCCTACCCCTTCCTCGCCGAGGGCGGGCTCGGCTCCCAGGGCATCTACGTCGGCCACGACGTCCACGCCGAGGGCGCCTTCGCCTACGACCCCTTCACCCTCTACGGCAAGCTCGACGGCTTCACCAACCCCAACATCCTGCTCGCCGGCGTCATCGGCATGGGCAAGTCCGCCCTGGCCAAGTCCCTCGCCGTCCGGGCCGTCGCCTTCGGGTACAAGATCTACGTCCCCTGCGACCCCAAGGGTGAGTGGTCCGTCGTCGCGAGCGAACTGGGCGGGCAGACCATCGCCCTCGGCCCCGGCCTGCCCGGTCGCCTCAATCCACTGGATGCTCCCACCCGACCGCGAGGGGTGAGCGAGGAGGACTGGCGCACCGAGGTTCGCAAGCGCCGTCTGCTCCTGCTGGGCTCACTGGCCAAGACGGTGCTGCGCCGGGAGTTGCATCCCATGGAGCACACCGCTCTCGACGTCGCCCTCGATCATGTCGTCGCCCGCGCCGAAGCCAGCGGCGCCACGCCACTGCTCGGGCAAGTGGCCCACGTCCTCGGCTCCCCCGAGCAGCTCGACGCCGCCCGCGATGAGACGCCTGGGCGTCTCGGCCGCGCGGCGGAGGACCTTGCTCACGCCCTGCGCCGTCTGGTCCACGGCGACCTGGAGGGCCTCTTCGATGCCCCGTCCACGGTCGCCTTCGACCCGGCCGCGCCGATGCTGTCGATCGATCTGTCCCGCCTGGGCGGCAGCGGCGATGACACCGCCCTCGTCCTGGCCATGACCTGCGCCTCCGCCTGGATGGAAGCCGCCCTGGCCGACCCCGACGCCGGGCGACGATGGGTCATCTACGACGAAGCCTGGCGCGTCATGCGCCACGCCGCCCTGCTGGAGCGCATGCAGTCCCAGTGGAAGCTCAGCCGCGGCCTGGGCATCGCCAACATGATGGTCATCCACCGCCTCTCCGACCTCCTCGCGGCAGGCGACGCCGGCTCTCGCGGCCGAGCTCTGGCCGAGGGCCTGCTCACGGACTGCTCCACCCGCATCATCTACCGTCAGGAAGCCGACCAACTCCACTCCGCCGCCGCCTTGCTCGGGCTCACCGGTGTCGAGACGCAGGCGGTGTCTGCCCTGACAAAGGGCCGTGGGTTGTGGAAGGTCGCCGGCCGTTCCTTCGTCACGCAACATCTGCTTCATCCACGGGAGCGCGAGCTGTTCGATACGGATGCTCGAATGTGTGCCTGA